The Bacteroidota bacterium nucleotide sequence TTTTTACCTATCACTATGATAAACAGGGTGCGCTTACCGAGATAAACATTACAGACGGGGTTGCCAAAACAAACGAAAAGAAAAAATATGAGAAAGAAAAAATCACCTGCACGCTGACGAGCACGAAAGGAAAAGTTTTGAAAACCTTCAGCGAACCGTATGCTCCTCCCGCAACGCTTGCTTATCCGCCTTATCCGGTTGCTGAAAAACAAGCGGAAAAAAAACAAGCATCGCCAGACAAAACCATTTTAAAAGTAAAACCGGACAAGAAAAAAAATAAAATTGTTGAACACTATACGGGACAGAAACTTGTTTACTCTGAAACGTATAATCCGAAAGGATTGCTTATTGAAAAAAATCTGGTGGAGGGGAATCTCGTTCTGCAGTATGAGTATGTGTTTTATTAATACTCTGAAGAACTTTCCAATTCTTCATGGCAATTATATTCCTTCTTCTCTTTCTTCTCCGGTTTTTGAGTTGGCTCACCGCCTTTCTTCGCCTGAATCATCAGGTTGATGATGCGCGCGCGTTCGCTGTGCATTTCCTCGCGGAGTTTTTTATCGGCATCGGCATCGAAATAAATTTGTCCGTCAATAATTGTCTTGTCAGCTTTTGCGTAGATGGAAAGAGGATTGTCCGTCCACAACACCACATCGGCATCTTTGCCAACCTTAATGCTTCCCATGTGAGAATCCAAGTGTAAAAGTTTCGCGGGATTGAGCGTAACCAGCTTCAGCGCTTCTTCTTCGGAAAGATTTCCGTACTTGATTGATTTGGCGGCTTCCTGATTTAATCTTCTTGCCATTTCCGCATCATCCGAATTCACTGCGGTGACAATTCCCATTTTTTCCAGCAGCGTTGGATTGTAAGGTATAGCTTCTTTCACTTCCATTTTATACGCCCACCAGTCAGAAAAGGAAGAAGCACCCACTCCGTGCGCTTTCATTTTGTCCGCCACTTTATATCCTTCAAGAATGTGCGTGAAGGTATTCACCTGAAAACCCATTGAGTCGCCTACGTGCATGAGCATGAGGATTTCTGACTGGACATACGAATGGCAAGTGATAAATCTTTTTTTGTCGAGAATCTGCACCAGCGCATCCATCTCAATATCTATGCGCGGAGCGGGAATAAATGTTTTCGACTTGGAAACGGTGGCGGCATATGTTTGCCATTTCAAATCATATTCTTTCGCGCGCGTGAAGAAATCATAATATACCTGCTCCACTCCCATTCTTGATTGAGGAAAGCGATCCGTATTGAAATCTCCCCAGTTGCTTTGCTTTACATTTTCTCCGAGCGCAAATTTTATGAAACCGTCAGTTCCTTTGATTTTCATTTCATCCGGAGATTTTCCCCAGCGGAGCTTTACAATTCCTGACTGCCCTCCTATGGGATTTGCAGAACCGTGAAGCAATTGCGCAGCAACCACTCCACCGGCAAGATTCCGGTAAATGTTTATGTCTTCACAGTCAATTACATCACCTATCCTTACTTCAGCGCTTGACGCCTGCGTTCCCTCATTGACTCCCTGTGAAATGGCAATGTGAGAATGTTCGTCAATGATTCCTGCTGTAAGATGTTTCCCCGTGCCATCAATTATTTTTGCTTTGACAGTTGAAGGCGCTGATAAGTTAGTTCCAATCGCAACAATTTTTCCGTCTGTTATCATCACGTCTTTATTCTTAAGAATGCCATCCGCTTCATTTGTCCACACGGTTGCATTTTTAATAATGACGGCATCCCAGCGGTTCCACCACTTTTCCATCAGTGAAGTGTCTTGTTTTTTCTGCCCGTAAGCAGTGAAAGGATAAATTACATCATCGAGGGTGGGATAGCTCCTCAGCCCTTTCCCCTCTCCTAAATGGGAGGGGATAGTATCTTTTTTAATGGTGTCCTTTTTTGTTTCAAGAGGGGATTTGTATTCTGCGTTCCATTCTATCCAGTCTCCATTTGGCATTTGTCCTTTACCTTTCATCGCTAACGGAACTTCAGAAACATTTCCGCTCAATCGCACAGTGCCATCGTCCTTCCTGAAAATGTAATTGATGGAAATAAGTTTTCCTGAAAGTGATATATTGGTTTCTGCTTTCAGCGTGTCGTTGGCGGAAACTTCCGCTTTAGGTTTTTCCGCTTCACCGGATATTTTCAGATTGAATGTGCCGGCTCCGACCTTGAGATTGTAGTTGCCGCGAATGTCTGTCACGTTCATGTCTCTCAGAACGTACTGGTCGCCTTGCACCCAGTTTTCATAAATAACATTTTTTTCGTCAAACAGATTGCCTGAAGTGATGATGAAGCTGGCGATCATTCCTTTTTTCAGCGAGCC carries:
- a CDS encoding amidohydrolase family protein → MKRFYSCCVFFFVFSICHLIYPFGTSYLLHSQETFPVNGAPDNRHNYYAFTNAKLYVDYQTVMDKATLLVKDGMVVDAGVQVPIPKSAVVYDLKGKSIYPSLIDIYSAYGMPEVKKPERSGGRGPQMESNTKGAYGWNQAIKPETEADKLFSADAKSAEDMRKLGFGAVLTFKRDGIARGSSVFVSLSNNNENKTILKDKAAAMYSFDKGTSTQDYPSSLMGSIALLRQTYYDAQWYKQITSDKEYNISLNNWNKLQSLPQIFEVNDKLSALRADKIGDEFKIQYIIKGDGDEYQRMDEIKNTNARFILPLNFPATFDVEDPYDAALVSYAELKNWEMAPVNPSAFEKKFISFALTTDGLKDKKEFWKNLRKAIEYGLSEKTALRALTVSPAEILGMQNQIGSLKKGMIASFIITSGNLFDEKNVIYENWVQGDQYVLRDMNVTDIRGNYNLKVGAGTFNLKISGEAEKPKAEVSANDTLKAETNISLSGKLISINYIFRKDDGTVRLSGNVSEVPLAMKGKGQMPNGDWIEWNAEYKSPLETKKDTIKKDTIPSHLGEGKGLRSYPTLDDVIYPFTAYGQKKQDTSLMEKWWNRWDAVIIKNATVWTNEADGILKNKDVMITDGKIVAIGTNLSAPSTVKAKIIDGTGKHLTAGIIDEHSHIAISQGVNEGTQASSAEVRIGDVIDCEDINIYRNLAGGVVAAQLLHGSANPIGGQSGIVKLRWGKSPDEMKIKGTDGFIKFALGENVKQSNWGDFNTDRFPQSRMGVEQVYYDFFTRAKEYDLKWQTYAATVSKSKTFIPAPRIDIEMDALVQILDKKRFITCHSYVQSEILMLMHVGDSMGFQVNTFTHILEGYKVADKMKAHGVGASSFSDWWAYKMEVKEAIPYNPTLLEKMGIVTAVNSDDAEMARRLNQEAAKSIKYGNLSEEEALKLVTLNPAKLLHLDSHMGSIKVGKDADVVLWTDNPLSIYAKADKTIIDGQIYFDADADKKLREEMHSERARIINLMIQAKKGGEPTQKPEKKEKKEYNCHEELESSSEY